From the genome of Desmodus rotundus isolate HL8 chromosome 2, HLdesRot8A.1, whole genome shotgun sequence, one region includes:
- the B3GALT1 gene encoding beta-1,3-galactosyltransferase 1: protein MASKVSCLYVLTVVCWASALWYLSVTRPTSSYTGSKPFSHLTVARKNFTFGNIRTRPINPHSFEFLINEPNKCEKNIPFLVILISTTHKEFDARQAIRETWGDENNFKGIKIATLFLLGKNADPVLNQMVEQESQIFHDIIVEDFIDSYHNLTLKTLMGMRWVATFCSKAKYVMKTDSDIFVNMDNLIYKLLKPSTKPRRRYFTGYVINGGPIRDVRSKWYMPRDLYPDSNYPPFCSGTGYIFSADVAELIYKTSLHTRLLHLEDVYVGLCLRKLGIHPFQNSGFNHWKMAYSLCRYRRVITVHQISPEEMHRIWNDMSSKKHLRC from the coding sequence ATGGCTTCAAAAGTCTCCTGTTTATACGTTTTGACAGTTGTGTGCTGGGCCAGCGCTCTCTGGTACTTGAGTGTAACTCGTCCTACTTCTTCCTACACTGGCTCCAAGCCATTCAGCCACCTAACAGTTGCCAGGAAAAACTTCACATTTGGCAACATAAGAACTCGACCTATAAACCcacattcttttgaatttcttATAAATGAGCCCAACAAATGTGAGAAGAACATTCCTTTCCTTGTTATCCTCATCAGCACCACCCACAAAGAATTCGACGCCCGCCAGGCAATCCGAGAGACGTGGGGGGATGAGAACAACTTTAAAGGGATCAAGATAGCCACGCTGTTCCTCCTGGGCAAGAACGCTGACCCTGTTCTGAATCAGATGGTGGAGCAGGAGAGCCAAATCTTCCACGACATTATCGTGGAGGACTTCATTGACTCCTACCACAACCTCACCCTCAAAACATTAATGGGCATGAGATGGGTGGCCACTTTTTGTTCAAAAGCCAAGTATGTCATGAAAACAGACAGTGACATTTTTGTAAACATGGACAACCTTATTTATAAACTACTAAAACCCTCCACCAAGCCAAGAAGAAGGTATTTTACTGGCTACGTCATCAATGGAGGGCCAATCCGGGACGTCCGCAGTAAGTGGTATATGCCCAGGGACTTGTACCCTGACAGTAACTACCCACCATTCTGTTCGGGGACCGGCTATATCTTCTCAGCCGATGTAGCAGAACTCATTTACAAGACCTCACTCCACACCAGGCTGCTTCACCTTGAAGATGTCTATGTAGGACTGTGTCTGCGAAAGCTGGGCATACATCCTTTTCAGAACAGTGGCTTCAATCACTGGAAAATGGCCTACAGTTTGTGTAGGTACCGCCGAGTCATTACTGTGCATCAGATCTCCCCAGAAGAAATGCACAGAATCTGGAATGACATGTCGAGCAAGAAACATCTCAGATGTTAG